The genomic DNA CAAACCGTAACAGCAAAGATGGATGCCACTCGCGGAACTATGTATGATACGAATGGAGATTTATTGGTCGGAAATGACGGCAAACCCGCCATTTATTTTATCCGTCATCCGGGGACCACACAGGACAAAACATTGAAGTTAGCTCAAAAATTACATGAGTATATTGATCCAAATCAGGAGATGATGGATAAAATCACCGAGCGTGATTTGAAGGACTATTATATTTTAAAACATCCGGAAGTAAAGAAAGAAAAGCTTACAACAAAAGAGTTTAACGGCGATAACGCTTATGATTTAATATTAAAGCGGGTTAAGATGAAGGCGGTGAAGCAGGCGATATCGCCGGAGGAAAAGCAACTCATTGCCATCAAGCGACAATTCGATGCGTCATCGAACTTAACACCTCACATTATTAAGAAAGGGTTAACAGATCAAGAACAGGCCTTAGTTGGCGCTCATTTAGATGAATTTAACGGCACCATTAAATTAAGTTTGGCGTCAAAAAGAAAATATCCGAATGGCAAAAAGTTCTTCTTTGGGAATGTCAATAAGATTCCAGAAGCGGAAATCGATGAGTATCTGGCAAAAGGCTATAACCGGAATGACTATATTGGTACGAGCTTTTTAGAAAGACAGTATGAAGATATTTTGCGAGGGGTGCCAACGAAGCTCGTCTACACAACCAAAGACAATGATCCCGTTGGCACACCGAAAAGAATTGAAGGCCGACGCGGTTATGATTTGCAACTGACGGTGAATTCCAAACTTCAAAAGAAAGTTGAGAAGATCGTAAAGCAGCAGTTACAAACAGCGAGGGCCCGTAGCGGTAATGACGAATTAAAAAGCGCGTATGCTGTTGCCATGAATCCAAATACTGGGGCCATATTATCAATGGCTGGCTGGCGTTATAATAAGGATGAACACAAGCTTGTCCCTCATTCCATCGGAACGACGACGAATGGCTTTGAACCCGGTTCAGCTATTAAAGGTGCGACTGTATCAGCTGGCTTCCAAGCCAATGCTTTACCGGGTGGAAGTTCCCATGCTTTTGTTGAGGACCAACCGATCAAAGTACCGGGGACCAATGATTTTTCATCGTATACATCGGGTATTGCTAGTATTAATACGATCGGTGCATTGGAACAATCCTCCAATATCTATATGGGATTGATCGCTGCGAATTTGGCTGGTTTTGATTATCACGATGCTGGCGGAGTTTATGATATGACTTTCCATACAGGGGAAAAATTTAAAGAAGCTTATAACATCATGAAGGATGTGTATGCACAATTTGGTTTAGGTGTTCAAACAGGGGTTGATGTACCCTCAGAAGGAACAGGTTATGACGGTGGTTTACCTACGGAAGCAGGTAGCTTGCTCTATTATGCCATTGGTCAGTACGATCAATATACACCCCTGCAACTAGCACAATACGTTTCGACCATTGCCAATGATGGTTATCGCATGGCACCGCATTTCTTAAAATCGGTGCATATGTCGAATGGTCAAGATGGTCAACTTGGAAAAACGTTATATTCCTATGAACCGCAATTAATGAATAAAATCAAGAATTCAGAAAGTGATATTAAGACGGTTCAAAAAGGCCTTTGGCAAGTCACGCATGGGAGTCATGGTACAGGGAACGACCTCGGCGCCTCAAAATATGCGAAATATAGAATTGCAGCTAAGACTGGAACAGCACAGGTCGGTCAGCCCGGTGATGGTTTATACAATTTAACACTAGCGGGTTATGCGCCATATAACGATCCGCAAATTGCTGTATCAGTTGTTATTCCGGAAATTCAAAATGACAGACATGATAATTTGAAAATCGGCGGTAAAATTATTAAAGCATTTTTTGATATGAAAAATAATCAAGGATCTAAAGAATAATAAAAATGGCACATGAAACGTCATGTGCCATTTTTAGATAAAAAATAAGGGTAACCCCATTTTGAGGTTACCCTTATTTTGTGATTTTATCGGCGACTTCAGACATCGACATATCACTGGAAAGCTTGTATTTTCCAATTTGAACACCTGTTGCCAGATTGTGATTCTCTAAGTAATCTTGGAATTTGTCGCCGCTTTTTATGATCTTCTGCTTAACAAGTTCATCGATAACATCTTGAGTTGACATGCCTTGTTTGACAGCAATAGTCGCTTTCGTTATATCTTTTGACGGATTATCTTGAGCTTGTTCATCCGAAGTCTTTTTCTGTTTGTCATCGCTGTTTTCTTTCTTATTATCTTGTCCTTTATTTTTCTGCCATTTGGTATAGGCATCGGCATCCACGGCCTCTAGTCCATGTTCTTCTAAGTATTGTTGCACGGTTGATTCCGTCAGTGCTTGTTTCGATTCATCTGGTTGATCGAACGGCGCAAAGACTTGAAAGTAGAAGAACCCAACAACCGCACTGGTCACTAGAATCCCAGAAGCAAAGGCACGCATGGTTTCCTTAGTCATTTAATGATCACCCTTCTGGTCGTCATCATGGTTGTCGTCGATCATGAGCTCTTCTTCAATGAGCCTCACTTTTTTCTTTAATTTATACAGTTCTTGCATCGTGGTAATGGATGTGCCCTCAATTTGATTTTCTAGTTGTTTCATGCTGCTTTCTTTAAAGAATGACAACACTAATAAAACAATGCCAATTAGCATTAACCCAACGAGTAAATAACCCAATGTGTAATCCTCCTATATGCTGTCTCCAATTACTTATATCATAAATTGATAGTGTCATAAAAGAGAACAAAGCAAAAAGAAAGAAAAATGTAATGTTTTGTCGTATTTTGTTATGAGTGTACATTATTTAGAGTGATCATTATTGAATTGGGGCTGGGAGTTTGATAAACTAGATAAGTGTTTGCACTTGAATAAATGAAACTGAAAGCTGGGAGGGATAGGCATGCGTGTCCAAGTAACACTTGAATGCACAGAATCAGGTGACCGTAATTATATCACGAGTAAAAATAAAAAGAACGATGAAGGACGCATTGAAATGATGAAATACAGTCCGCGTCTTAAAAAGCACACATTACACCGTGAAACGAAGTCAAAATAAACAGTGGGCAACCCCCTACTGTTTATTTTTTTACACTAAAAGAATATATAAACTTCCTTCAGAACGATGTTCGACTAAAACGCCACGTCCTGTGGCAACGCCGAACTGACTCTCATCCTGAGAGATCAAGTGTAACTAAGGCTTTCACCATTTAGGCTTGGTGATAAGCCAAGTTTTCTTTATATATCGTGGGAATAGGAAGGAGGTCAAAGATGAAAACGGCCTATCGCAATCAAGGGAAAACGGTATTAAAAAATTTGACATTGTCAGAACGTCAAGCAGCCTGTCAGCAAATTTATGAGCGTTTATATCGGCAACCGGAATGGCTACAAGCACAAACTGTGGGTATCACGATTTCCCGGGAAATGGAAATTGATACAACGCCAATCATCCGTCAACTCTGGCAAGATGGGAGGACAGTTGCTGTGCCTAAATGTTTGCCTGAAACAAAACAGTTAGTGTTTCGGGCATTAACAGATTTCGATCAACTGGAAGTGGTCTATTATGATTTGGAAGAGCCCAAGCCGTCTATCACCCCCATTATTCACTCGGACGAAATGGATCTTGTTTTAGTTCCAGGTTTGCTTTTTTCTAAGAATGGCTATCGGATCGGATATGGCGGTGGCTACTATGATCGGTTCTTGCCCGCCTATGAGGGTGCCTCCATAAGTCTTGCCTTTGATTCTCAGGTGGTTGAATCTCTACCAACAGACCACTATGACCAGCCGGTTGATAAAATTGTGACGCCGGGACATATATGGTAAACAGTCTAGCTGTCGTCGCATTATTATTGGCTGCCTGGTTTAGCTTGAAAAAGCAAGTACTTACGCGTTCTGCAGGTGTAGCAATGGTGATCATGGGCAGCGTGATCACTTTTTCCTTGGGTATTGGCGCTCTCATATTAATGTTTTTGTTCTTTTCAACATCCAGCATGCTAACCGGTCGCAGTAACCGCGAATCCTCGCAGACACGATCTCTAATCCAAGTGTTGGCGAATGGCGGTATCCCGATGCTGGCAGCAATGGGCAACTGGATCGTTCCGCACTCAGTGTGGTTTATCATTTACATAGCCTGTATTGGAGCTGCTAATTCAGATACTTGGGCATCGGAATGGGGCAAACGTTCGTCAAAACTTCCCTATCATTGGCAATTAGGACGCCGGGTAACAGTGGGTTTGTCTGGTGCTATCAGTTTGTCAGGGACAATCGCTTCTCTGTTGGGCGCGCTATTCATCGTGTGTTGTGGCGTTTTGATACTGCCGATATTTCCTAAACCAACTTTTATTTGGATTATTTTACTCACGTTGACTGCTTGGTTGGGACAATGGGTGGATACATGGCTAGGCGGCTTTTGCCAAGGAAGGTTTCGGTGTTCTGAGTGTGGTTGTTTGACCGATCATGATACGCATTGTCATCAACCCGCTGTGCTTGTTCACGGGTATGGTTGGATGACGAACAGTATGGTAAATAGCTTAGCTTCTTTTTCATCAGGTATAGCAGGAGGAGGGATATATCTATGGTTTCTGTCGATGAACTGGGTGCCGCCATTTTAGCAGGCGGGGCATCACGGCGTTTTGGTTCCCATAAATCACTTGCCCTTTTGCATGGAAAGACGATGGTAGAATCAGCTGTCGCCTCTGTCAAGCCATTGACCAACAACATGGTTATTGTCTCACATCCCGATATTCACAATAATTTAGAACAGATGACAGGTCTTCCGACAATGGTCGATGAAGAACGATTTCAAGGACACGGGCCATTAGCAGGCATCTATTCAGCTTTTCAACGTTTAAATAAGGAATGGTTAATGGTCGTTCCTTGTGATGTCCCGAATCTTAGTGAATCATTTTTACGATGGCTCTTGTCATGTGGAGAACATGAGAAGAGCATCGATGGGATCATACCGCGGAGTGAAGGACGTCTGCAGCCCTTAATAGCGGTCTATCATCGGAATTCTGTACCGGTGATTGAAAAGTTATTAAATAAAGGTCAGCGCCGGATGCAAGACCTAATTGAACAGATGAGGTTCAGGATTGTTTCCGCGGATGGTCATTTTCCACCCGAGACGTTTGTCAATGTGAATGATCGGCAAACTTTGAATGAATTCGTCAATTCGGATGGATAACCTGCCAACTTTTGATAAATATTAATAGATAGAAGGAGGTTGGCAAGGTGAAACATCGTTTAATGAAGTTTGCTGTTATGTCATTGATTATTTATGTCGTTTATCAAAATCGTCATGGTATTATTCGGTCGATGATCGGATTTCTCGGTCTTCGCCACTTACTGGAGTCCGGCAATATCCAAAAGATGTTATCAAATATCTTTACGGCATCTAATGGTGGTCATGCAAGTGAACAACATTCAAGCCAGCAGTCAGAAGGCTAAATGCTTTGCTTCAACAAATGGATCTTTCCTGACTTACTTCTAAATACGGTTAGAATGACGGATTGGTCTTTTGAATAGAAAATCAGCGGCATAGAACTGCCAATGGCTGATACAGGTGTTTGTCCTTCATTCTGAATACCCAAAACATAATTTTTGTATATCCCTTCCCACAGTTGGCTAATCACTCTGTGGGTTGTTTTTTGGTCCAGACCTGGTAGTGAATGGGATTGGTAAACGTGCAAATAGGTCAAGGGGAAAATATGATAATTAGATAAACGTAAGCCATATTTTTTTTGAGCTTGTTCGATGATATATTGTCTTTCCTGATGCACAGCGCGTGAGAGAACATGATACCATTCTTGTTGTTCGGGAGTGACAGGAATTTGAAAAGCCGAAAGTTGACTGTAAGGGGATGCCATGACATAAAGATGGTCATACGTCATCACATCCTTACTTGTAATTTTTGCATCACTCGAAGGATGAATTTCTGCATAATGCAATGTTAAGGCTTCAAAGTGACCGCTATCATTGAATGATAAAGTCTTTTCCTGAACAAGTGTTTGAGTAGTTTGCTCCCATTTATTCGATATATCTGTCAGTTTTCCGTCTTCAAATAGCAAAGAGACATCTTGACGGAGATAGGCAGGAACACGACTTTCTGATTGGACATTCCATATGATATTGTAATCTTCCCGTTGTTTTAGATTCTGGACATTCAGTGAACTTAATGTTTTTTTAAATGAAAAGTGAGGGTCCTCTGGAAAATAGGTAATACTATGTCGGATCTCGTTCGATTTATTATAAGCAAACCAAGCTAGGGCAGTAACCAAAGCGGCCAAAATAATGAGATAACGTTTCCGAAACATATGTAACCAGCCCCCCACGAGTTCATGTTTGTCACATTGTATGCTGAGTGGGACAACTTATATGTCAAAATAAGTTGATTGATTTGTCCTCAAAGTATAATCCTACTTTAGTTGGTCAAACATGGAGAATACAAGAGCACTTCCCAACTCCGCTAGGCAAGACCCTATCATTTTGGACAGGGGAAGACAGGGACGTTGACTAAAAACCGCAACGTCTTGTTGCAGCGGCGGTGCTAGCCTATCCTGTACGTCATAACATAGTCAAAATGATTGTAGAGGGAGGAAGGGGGTAAGTATGGCTAATAAGCAATCGAATGAAAATAAAGAGAAG from Tuberibacillus sp. Marseille-P3662 includes the following:
- a CDS encoding peptidoglycan D,D-transpeptidase FtsI family protein encodes the protein MDQEKEKKRKKNRLPFRLNILFLVVFVAFSLLIMRLGVVQIVQGEDYVRELEATQTVTAKMDATRGTMYDTNGDLLVGNDGKPAIYFIRHPGTTQDKTLKLAQKLHEYIDPNQEMMDKITERDLKDYYILKHPEVKKEKLTTKEFNGDNAYDLILKRVKMKAVKQAISPEEKQLIAIKRQFDASSNLTPHIIKKGLTDQEQALVGAHLDEFNGTIKLSLASKRKYPNGKKFFFGNVNKIPEAEIDEYLAKGYNRNDYIGTSFLERQYEDILRGVPTKLVYTTKDNDPVGTPKRIEGRRGYDLQLTVNSKLQKKVEKIVKQQLQTARARSGNDELKSAYAVAMNPNTGAILSMAGWRYNKDEHKLVPHSIGTTTNGFEPGSAIKGATVSAGFQANALPGGSSHAFVEDQPIKVPGTNDFSSYTSGIASINTIGALEQSSNIYMGLIAANLAGFDYHDAGGVYDMTFHTGEKFKEAYNIMKDVYAQFGLGVQTGVDVPSEGTGYDGGLPTEAGSLLYYAIGQYDQYTPLQLAQYVSTIANDGYRMAPHFLKSVHMSNGQDGQLGKTLYSYEPQLMNKIKNSESDIKTVQKGLWQVTHGSHGTGNDLGASKYAKYRIAAKTGTAQVGQPGDGLYNLTLAGYAPYNDPQIAVSVVIPEIQNDRHDNLKIGGKIIKAFFDMKNNQGSKE
- a CDS encoding endolytic transglycosylase MltG, translating into MTKETMRAFASGILVTSAVVGFFYFQVFAPFDQPDESKQALTESTVQQYLEEHGLEAVDADAYTKWQKNKGQDNKKENSDDKQKKTSDEQAQDNPSKDITKATIAVKQGMSTQDVIDELVKQKIIKSGDKFQDYLENHNLATGVQIGKYKLSSDMSMSEVADKITK
- the rpmG gene encoding 50S ribosomal protein L33 — encoded protein: MRVQVTLECTESGDRNYITSKNKKNDEGRIEMMKYSPRLKKHTLHRETKSK
- a CDS encoding 5-formyltetrahydrofolate cyclo-ligase; the protein is MKTAYRNQGKTVLKNLTLSERQAACQQIYERLYRQPEWLQAQTVGITISREMEIDTTPIIRQLWQDGRTVAVPKCLPETKQLVFRALTDFDQLEVVYYDLEEPKPSITPIIHSDEMDLVLVPGLLFSKNGYRIGYGGGYYDRFLPAYEGASISLAFDSQVVESLPTDHYDQPVDKIVTPGHIW
- a CDS encoding DUF92 domain-containing protein, translated to MVNSLAVVALLLAAWFSLKKQVLTRSAGVAMVIMGSVITFSLGIGALILMFLFFSTSSMLTGRSNRESSQTRSLIQVLANGGIPMLAAMGNWIVPHSVWFIIYIACIGAANSDTWASEWGKRSSKLPYHWQLGRRVTVGLSGAISLSGTIASLLGALFIVCCGVLILPIFPKPTFIWIILLTLTAWLGQWVDTWLGGFCQGRFRCSECGCLTDHDTHCHQPAVLVHGYGWMTNSMVNSLASFSSGIAGGGIYLWFLSMNWVPPF
- the mobA gene encoding molybdenum cofactor guanylyltransferase is translated as MVSVDELGAAILAGGASRRFGSHKSLALLHGKTMVESAVASVKPLTNNMVIVSHPDIHNNLEQMTGLPTMVDEERFQGHGPLAGIYSAFQRLNKEWLMVVPCDVPNLSESFLRWLLSCGEHEKSIDGIIPRSEGRLQPLIAVYHRNSVPVIEKLLNKGQRRMQDLIEQMRFRIVSADGHFPPETFVNVNDRQTLNEFVNSDG